The genomic segment GAATTCATAATCCACCACATAAACGTATTAGGAATTAAAAAAGCCGAAAAGCTCACCATTTCTTTCATTTTCGCTGTGTTTATTCTTGTTTTTGTATATCCTTTAAAACTTTTTCCAACTACCGCCGCATACACTGCAGTTACAATATTTGCAAAAATAAATGCAGAAATGTATCCACGAACTCCCCAATCAAAAACAACCAAAAACAAAATGTTAAACAACGCTGATGTCAGAGTAAGAATTACACTTCCAATAGAATACTGAAGCAATAACTCTTTACCTCGTAAATCATACAAAAATACAGTACTAGCACCAATTGAAACATTATATATAAAAATATATATGCAGTACTCTCTAATAGGTGCAAACAAACTATACACAGGAATAAGTAATACGCCTAAAATGATAGAGATTTCAAAAATTCTAATACCAATCTTTGTAATTACCGCTCTATCGGCATCCTTATCCAGACTAAACCTCATTATTGCTTCAGAAATGTTTAAAATTAAGACCGGTGCAATCACTGCGCATAATGTGGTGATAAGATCTGCCACTCCATACTCTTCAGTTCGTAAAACACTTGTATAAAGAGGTACCAAGAAGAAGGCAATAAATTTTGATCCAAAATTGCCTATTGTAAATATCAGCGTATTTTTTGCCAAATATCTATTTCGTGATTCCACACACTTACCTCCTTATTCCCGTCTTACAAATTAATTTTTCCCTCAATTGCATCCAGTAGCAAACCAAGCGATTGCGTTCTTAAATCTTCTCTATATTCATTTACTCTCGTATAATCTATTCTCTTATGCAAATCCAAAGAGTCAATGTCATCTATTTTTACAAAGCGCTCTACTAACGCTTCATTACTTAATATGCTTATAAGACGTTCATCGTTTTTATACTGCCCATTATCCATATGAGTATTAAGTGTCAAAAATTCTTTATTAAAAATAATAGAGAATGCGGTACCGTGAAATGAATCTGTTATTATAAAATCCGAATAGTAAATATAATTCAGAAAATCTTTAGGCCCTGTATGCTGTAAGTCAACTTTAACACCATTACGGCTATATTTAACAATTCTAATCATATCCATTTGATTAGTAATCGTATATACCGGTAAGCCTAATTTTTCAGATACCTTTTTAGCTACTTGTATTCCTTCCATTTTTGTCCACATATTATACAAGAATATGTAGCGCTCATCCTTAATTCTATCTCCAAGTAACGAAGTATACATCTCTTTGTCCAATAATAATGTTGGATCCAAGGTATTATAAATCTTCATATTATAATTTAAAAATGAAGATAATTTCTCTACTCCGCTTTGTTCTCTAACCGAAATGAAATCATACTGCCTGAGCCATTTTTCAAGCCAATCTGCCGGAAATCTTTCATTCACCTGACCATCATTTACACTACAAGCATACGCAATCTTTTTACCATTAAAAGGAAATGGTAGAAAAAAAATAGGATCACAATCTACTATGTTTGTATTCCAAACTTGATCACTTCCCGTAATTATCACATCATACTTATCCGCAATGCCTCTGAAATCCGAGTCGTAAAAATACATTTCTTTACTCAAATGTAAATTTTCTTTTCTAAAACACAAAAACTTATCTCTTTGCATAGATACTTTTCTTTTAAAAGAAAGAATTCTTTTAAGCTTCCTTTTAAATCCTTTAGCATCTTTTAAGCTTGTTTCATATAAATGCCTTAGTTCTTTGGGTTCGTAATCAATAATTTCAGAATCATACCCATTCATCTTCAAGGTATTCTGTAAAGCCCATGCTTGTAGAACAGACCCATAATTTATGGCCTTGTGAAAAGTTAATATTCCAATCTTGGCAGTCTTCTTATCCATTCTTTCACCTTACTTCTAAACTTTTAATCGTTTTTTTAATAAACAACATACAAAATTAAATAGATGGACCGAGATAGTGTACATATGGTACATAATCTTATACGTTCCACCAAATATTTGTCTAACTTCCTTTGAGCCTAATATAACATTTGAGGCATTTGCATATGTAGGATTACTTGGCTCATACGGGCAGTAAATACAATATTGTAATGCATCAGCAAATAACTCTTCTCTCACAAGTTTAGCCGCTTCATAATTATGTTCTATCAAAAAATTATACTGTTCAAATCTCTGCTCGAATTCATCAGTAACATGCTTTTTAGTGATCGTATGCGTAATACTGTTATCTGATTGATAGTAATAATACAATTTTGTTTCCAATAAACAGATTTGCGAAGCTCTATCAATAACTTTATAAGTAGTCGCTAAATCTTCATAAACTCTACCTTCTGGATACTTAATATCATTAAACAAACTTCTCTTGTAAAACTTGTTCCATGAAAAGTTTCCAATATTAGGGTCGGATAAAAGCCCCATGGCCTCATCTTTGTTTAACAGACGAGATACACTTTCCACAACACTACATTTAATCTGTTCACCGTCTTTAAACTTAGTAAACCCAAACATAACAATATCCGCTTTGTTTTTCACTGCACAATCATGTACTTTTTCACATAATTCATAATCAATATAATCATCACTATCAACAAAAAGAATCCAATCACCAGTTGCATTAGATAATCCAACATTTCTTGCCTTAGATAATCCTCCATTCTTCTGGTGAATAACTTTGATTCTTGCATCATTTCTCATATATTCATCGCATATTTCAGGGCACCTATCCGGAGAACCATCTTCTACTAATATTATTTCCAGATTTGAATATGTTTGATTAATTATTGATTGTATGCAACGTGCTATAGTATCTTCCACTTTGTAAGCAGGCATAATAATACTTATCTTGTCTTTTCCCATAAAAATCCCCTCTTCATTTTTCTAATATACAATTTTTTATCATTCTAATGCATTAAAATACTTTGACATTTTTCCAACCTCTACATCAATATCAAAACATTTGGCTCTAAACCTTTCCTTTATAATAGAGTGTTCACATCTCACTTCTCCAATTGACTGTTCAATTGCATGACACCACTCCTCTACAGAGTTATCTAAACTAATTCTTATAACATTTGAATTAATAAGTCCTTCATCATTAATTGCATTTGTAGACGCAATAATAGGAATTCCATTTGCTTGAGCTTCTAATCCAACAATACTTAGCCCCTCAAATCTTGAAGGAAAAACAAACACATCAAATGCACTCAGCCAACCGCCAATATCTTTTTGCTCTCCTGCAAAGATTACATACTTTTCTAATCCCATTTGAGAAATCTCTCTAACAAGCATCTCCTTATCAGGACCGGAACCAATTAAAACCAATCTATATGATTCATCCTTTTGAATTAACTGATACATAATTACCAACAATTGACTTTGATTTTTTTGAAAATGCAGCCTTCCTATATGACCTATTACTTTGCATCCGTCTAAATCATATTCTTTACGAATATTTTCGCGCTTTAATTGATCAAATTCATACTTGTCAACATTTATAGCATTGTTTATAACTGTAGATGGGAGCTTATTTGGATAGAACCATTTTGCCGCACCGCTAGAACATGCCCAAAACTCTGTAGCTATTTTACCAATAAAATACTTATTCTTCGTGTGTAATATTTTCTGTAATAATCCACCCATATTACTTGAATTGTGGCTGTGAACAATAATATGTTTAATCCCAGATTTTCTAGCAATTTTTAAGAAATCCACATTCATCAATGAATTTAAATTTGCCCAAACTGCTACGTATTCTTTAGAATACGTCTTGAAAAAATCTTTTAGTTGTTTTTTATGTAAAAACATATTTTTACTTTTAGGAACAACATAGTACACATTTCCCTGTTTTTCAATCTCTTCCGAATAAGCAATCTTATTTTCTGACGGGCATAAAAAATCAAATTGTATACCTGTCATATTCTTGTTTAAACAGTAATTTATAAGAAAAGACTCTACACCACCTGGCGTACTAGTCATTCCAATAACTAGAATTTTTTTCATAGGTAATCTCCGATCATATGCATACCCATATTAGGAGAATCTTTCTGCTAACTGACATTTTCCAAAACAATAACTTCTTAAAATTTTGACGCACTATTTTTTTCATTTTGGCAAACTCACAAGTAAGATTCACGTCTGCCTTGTCATATCCGCATAGTTTCATTTTTCCTAATATTGTAAAATTTGCTCTTGCATAATTTATCTGTGAATACTCTGCAAGTTCAGGCCATTTCTTTTTTACATCTTTATGAATTCTCTCAAAGGCATCAATGTACTCTAAGTCTCTCTTAGATACGCTTTTTCTTGTTACACCTTCCTGGTTCTGAAAATAATTATATAATTTCTTATCAATTTTCACGACTTTCTCGCAATGAGTATAAAAATAATACGACGCCATCACATCTTCAGAAATCGTACCTTCAACAAATTTAAATTGATCTAGAACTT from the Blautia wexlerae DSM 19850 genome contains:
- a CDS encoding polysaccharide pyruvyl transferase family protein, whose amino-acid sequence is MDKKTAKIGILTFHKAINYGSVLQAWALQNTLKMNGYDSEIIDYEPKELRHLYETSLKDAKGFKRKLKRILSFKRKVSMQRDKFLCFRKENLHLSKEMYFYDSDFRGIADKYDVIITGSDQVWNTNIVDCDPIFFLPFPFNGKKIAYACSVNDGQVNERFPADWLEKWLRQYDFISVREQSGVEKLSSFLNYNMKIYNTLDPTLLLDKEMYTSLLGDRIKDERYIFLYNMWTKMEGIQVAKKVSEKLGLPVYTITNQMDMIRIVKYSRNGVKVDLQHTGPKDFLNYIYYSDFIITDSFHGTAFSIIFNKEFLTLNTHMDNGQYKNDERLISILSNEALVERFVKIDDIDSLDLHKRIDYTRVNEYREDLRTQSLGLLLDAIEGKINL
- a CDS encoding glycosyltransferase family 2 protein translates to MGKDKISIIMPAYKVEDTIARCIQSIINQTYSNLEIILVEDGSPDRCPEICDEYMRNDARIKVIHQKNGGLSKARNVGLSNATGDWILFVDSDDYIDYELCEKVHDCAVKNKADIVMFGFTKFKDGEQIKCSVVESVSRLLNKDEAMGLLSDPNIGNFSWNKFYKRSLFNDIKYPEGRVYEDLATTYKVIDRASQICLLETKLYYYYQSDNSITHTITKKHVTDEFEQRFEQYNFLIEHNYEAAKLVREELFADALQYCIYCPYEPSNPTYANASNVILGSKEVRQIFGGTYKIMYHMYTISVHLFNFVCCLLKKRLKV
- a CDS encoding glycosyltransferase yields the protein MKKILVIGMTSTPGGVESFLINYCLNKNMTGIQFDFLCPSENKIAYSEEIEKQGNVYYVVPKSKNMFLHKKQLKDFFKTYSKEYVAVWANLNSLMNVDFLKIARKSGIKHIIVHSHNSSNMGGLLQKILHTKNKYFIGKIATEFWACSSGAAKWFYPNKLPSTVINNAINVDKYEFDQLKRENIRKEYDLDGCKVIGHIGRLHFQKNQSQLLVIMYQLIQKDESYRLVLIGSGPDKEMLVREISQMGLEKYVIFAGEQKDIGGWLSAFDVFVFPSRFEGLSIVGLEAQANGIPIIASTNAINDEGLINSNVIRISLDNSVEEWCHAIEQSIGEVRCEHSIIKERFRAKCFDIDVEVGKMSKYFNALE